The genomic segment ACGGCGTGATTCACGTGATCGATACTGTGCTGGTGCCGCCCGCTGCCCCCGCCGCGGCAACCCCCGCTCCCGCTGCCCCGGTCGTGAGCACGCCCGCCCCCGCCGCGCCCGTGACGACGGCTCCGGCGGTCACGGCGCCCGCCGCCTTCGACCTGCGGAGCATTCCCGCCGTACCGCTGACGGGTTCGACGACTTCCACCACCACGACCACGACGACCACCACCGAGACGACGACCACGGAAACGGCCACGACCGAGTCGACGGACGCGGCGGCGGAGACGAGCACCGAGACGGAAGCCACCGTCGCGACCAACACCCTCTACGACGTGATCGTGGCCGACGAGCGCTTCAGCACGCTGCTCGACCTGCTCAGCGACGCGGGGCTGACCGAGACGCTGACGACGGGCGAATACACCATCTTCGCGCCCACCAACGAGGCCTTTGCGGCCCTTGACGACGCGACCCTCGCCAACCTCGCCGCCAACCCCGACGTGCTGCGGCAGGTACTCTCCTACCACGTGGTGCAGGGCCGCCTGACGGCCGAGCAGCTTGCCAGCAGCACCAGCCTGACCTCGGTGCAGGGCGGCGTGCTGTCCCTGAGCCAGAGCGGCACCTCGCGGACGGTCAACGCGTCCCCGATCGCCGAGACCTTCGCCACCGCGAGCAACGGCACCATCTTCGTGATCAACCAGGTGCTGCTGCCCCCCGGCCTGACCATCCCGGCGGCCGAGGTCGTGGAAGAAGCGCCCGCCACGGCCGAGGCGACGACCGCCACCACGACGACGACGGGCACTACCTCGGGCACCGCGACTGCGACGACCACCGCGACCGTCACCCCGGCGGCGGGCAGCCTCGCGGCCTTTGTCACCACCGACCCCCGCTTCAGCATCCTCGCGGAGCTGATTCGCGCGGCGGGCCTGACCGAGACGCTGGGCGGCGGCGAGTTCACCCTCTTCGCGCCCACGAACGACGCCTTTAACGCCGTGCCCGCCGCCACGCTGACGGCGCTGCGTGCGGACCCCGCCCGCCTGCGGCAGATCCTGCTGTACCACGTGGTCCCCGGCCGCGTGACCGCGACGGCGCTGGCCGAGAGCCCCAACCTCACGACCGCCGCCAATGTGCAGGTCCCGTTGACCCGCCCCAGCGGCACCACGGGTGCCCGGATCGGAGGCGCGACCATCCAGGGCGAGGGCATCGCCACCTCCAACGGCACCGTGTACATCATCAACACCGTGCTGATTCCCGCCGGGCAGTAAGCCCACCCGCCTTCCCCCCAGCCGCCCGCCCCGTGCGGGCGGTTTCGTATGGACGGGGGGCGGGGCAGGCACGGTACACTCGCGCCCGTGACGAGGCGGCGCAGGACGAGAGGAGCAGTGGCCCTGGCCCTGCTGGGGCTGGCCGGGACGTGGGCCGCCGCCCGCCCGGTGGCGGTGGGCGGCGCGGTGCAGGCGGCGGCGGTGGAGACGCGGACCCTGCCGGGGGGGGCGAGGCCCTGGCGGTCTGGACCCTGCCCCGGCTGGGCGTGGCCGTCCGCAACGACCCGCAGGACGTGCGCCTGCGCTACGGCGAGCGTGAGTTGCGCCATGCGCCGGGGACCGGCTGGCGGGCGGTGGGCTTCACGTTGCCGGGCGGGACGGGGCTGGCCGCGCCGCAGGCCATCGGTCCCAGCCTGTATGTGCCGCTCGCGGCCCTGCGGCTGCTGGGGGTGCCGGTTACAGCGGACACGCCCAGCCTCCTCGGGTTCGCCGCCCCCGCCACCGTGCCGGAGGAGACGCTGCCGCCCTCGCCCGACCTGCCCGCCCCCGACGCGGCGCCCGTCCCGCCTGCCCTGCCCCCGCTGGCGAATCTCGACACGGTGCGGGTGGGGCGCTCGGTCTACCGCACGGTGGAGGTGCAGCGGGTCGTGCTGGAATTCAGCGCCGCCGCCCCCCACAGCGTGGTGCGCGAGTCGGGTGGCCTGAGCGTGGTGCTGCCGCGCGTGACGGGCACCCCCTCCCAGACGGCCCTGCGCAGCGGCGACCTGCTGCGGGTGGAGCCTGCCGGGAACGGCGTGCGCGTTCACCTGCGCACGGGTGGGGGCACCAGCGAGATCTTCACCCTGAACAACCCCTACCGGGTCGTGATCGACACGACCACCCACCTCGACCCCCGCGTGCCGCCCCCCGTCAACCCGGAGGCGCTGCCGGAGGGAGTGACCTACCGCACGCGCGGCGGGCTGCACCTGCTGAGTTTTGACCCGGCGCGCTTCCAGCCCCGCGTGGTGACGGCCCCGGTGGGGGCAGCCAGGGACGTGGCCGCGCTGGTGGGGGCGGCAGGCGCCGTGGCGGGCGTGAACGGCGGGTATTTCGACCCCGCGAGCAGCCTGCCGGTGGACCTCGTGGCGGTGGGGGGCTTCCTCACGGCGGGCAGCCTGGAAAAGCGGGCGGCGGTGGGCTTTACCCCCCAGGGCACGCCCCTTTTCGGCTACCCCCGCCCCCGCTACGTGGTGGGCGGTGACCTCGGCACCCTCACCGTGAACGGGGTGGGCGCGAAGGTGCGGCCCACGCTGCTGACGGCCTTTGTGGGGGACGGCGCGACGCGGGTGGGGGCCGAGGGGCTGACCACCCTCTGGAGCGAGGGGGGCCGGGTCAGCCGGGTCGTTTCCGGTCCGGCCGTGCCGCCGCGCGGGTTGCTGGCGCTGACCTTCGATCCCGCCCGCTTCCCCGCGCTGCCGCGCACGCCGGGCGCCCGGCTCACGGTGTCGGTGAACTGGCAGGCCACCGACGCCCCCTGGGAGCGGGCGCAGGACGCGCTGGCCGCCGGGCCGCTGCTGGTGCGGGAGGGCCGGGTGGTCCTCGACCCGAAGCGCGAGGCTTTCGACACGGGCGCGAGCATCTGGCGGGCCACCCGGCAGGTCGCCTTCGGGGTGCTGGAGGGCCAGCCCACCGTCGCCTACCTGGAGCACGGCACGCCGGAAGCGTTCGCGGCGGCCCTCGCGGGAGCGGGCGTGCGCGACGCGGTGCGGCTGGACAGCGGGTCGAGCGCGACGGCCTACCTGACGGGCGGGTATGCGGGGCTGGGCGGCTACCTCAACACCGTCTGGAGTCGGCCGGTGCCCAACGCGATCGTCTTCGTGCCGAAGGTGACCGGGGCGCAGAAATAGGGTCCGGCTAGACCCCCACTCGCAGCCGCTCCAGCAGGCGCACATACGCCTCGGCAGTCACGCGCACGTCCCCGAGGGAACGGTGCCGCCCGCCGGGGGCGAACTCCAGCCCCAGCCGCTCGGCAAGGAGGTCGAGGCGGTGCGAGCGCTCGCCGGGAAAGGCACGGCGCGAGAGCTGCATGGTGCAGTGCTCGGCCGGGGGCGCCCAGCGCAGGCCGCAGCGCCCGGTGGCCGCCCGCAGAAAGCCCCCGTCGAAACCGATGTTGTGGGCGACCACCGCCGAGTCGCCCACGAAGTCGAGGAACTCGGGCAGCACGTCGCGCAACTCCGGCGCCCCGCGCACCATCGCGTCGCTGATGCCGTGAACCTGCTGCGCCCGCCAGGGAATCCGCAGGGAATCGCCTGAGCTGCTCACCGGGCGCACCAGCGTCTCGAAGCGCTCGTCCTCCACGACCCGCCCGTCCCGCACCCGCATGGCCCCGATCTCCACGATGGCGTCGCGCTCGGGCGAGAGGCCAGTGGTTTCCAGGTCGAAGACGACGACGTTCACGCCTCCCAGGGTAGCGTGCCGGGAGCCGGGCGGCGTCACCACAGGAATCCCCCTGCCGAACCGAACCCGGCAGGGGGCGAACTCGGCAGGGGGAAAGCTCAGGGCTACCCATCGGCGCGTCGGCGAGGGCGGTTAGGCAGGCACCTGACCCTTCGGGCGGTTCCAGAAGCGGTGCTGGGCCACGGCGGCGATAAAGCCCTGGGTGAGATTCACGAGTTCCGCGCCGTCCGACGTGACCACGCCGAGGTCGGGCTGGCCCTGCGGCCCGGAAAGGTCCACCCCGGCGAGGTCGGCCGCCCGCAGCAACGCCACACCCTCACCCGCCGCGCCGATGGCCTTGCCGTGCTTGAAGCTCTCGTTGAGGAAGTGCAGGGCGTCCCCCTGCCCCTTCAGGGCGTCGATGCTGGCCGGCCCGCCCGGAACGAACACGGCGTCGTACATCACCGAGGCAGTGGTCATGAAGCTCTTGTCCACCTTGACCTCGCCGCCTTCTCCCTGCAAGGGTTTCTGGAACCTGGAGATCACCTCGACGGTGGCCCCCGCGTCGGTCAGCGCCTGCCGCACGGCACTCAGGCCCGCGTCGTCCACACCGTCGGCGGCCAGCACCGCGACCTTGCGGGTCCTGATGGAGTCGGTGCGCTTGCGGGCCTCCACACCGACTTCGGGCACCCGCCCCGTCACGGCCGGACTGGCGTCCTCGGTGGGCGGCTCGACGCCGATCCCCTCGGCCACCCGCACGGCGAGGCTGTGGTCGATCCGGTTGAGGTACTCGTGGACCATGCGCTCGCGGATGGCGAAGACCTCCACCTTGCCCAGCTCGAACTGCGCGGCCTCGACCAGATGGTCCTGCTCGGGCGGGGTCAGCGAGTGCCAGAACATCGCGGGCTGGGTGAAATGGTCGGCAAAGCTGGGGCTGCGCCCACGGATCTTGTGGGCCGCCACCCGCTCCGCGTAGTGCACGTACCCGCCCTCGGCCTCGGGAGCGGGCCGGGGCGTGCCGTCGCCCAGCGAGTTGGGGAAGTACGACACGCGGCCCCGGTGGATGGTCTGCTGCCCGTAGCCCTCGCGCTGGTTGTTGTGGACCGGCGCGACCGGGCGGTTGATGGGAAGCTGCGCGAAGTTGGGCCCGCCCAGCCGGATCAGCTGCGTGTCGAGGTAGGAAAAGAGCCGCCCCTGCAGCAGCGGGTCGTTGGTGAAGTCGATGCCCGGCACGACGTGACCGGGGTGGAACGCCACCTGCTCGGTTTCCGCGAAGAAGTTGTCGGGGTTGCGGTTGAGGGTCATCTTGCCGACGATCCGCACCGGCACCTCGTTCTCGGGGATGATCTTGGTGGCGTCGAGCAGGTCGAAGTCGAAGCGGTGCTCGTCCTCTTCCTCCACGATCTGCACGCCCAGCTCGTACTCGGGGAAGTCGCCCTTCTCGATGGCCTCCCACAGGTCGCGGCGGTTGAAGTCGGGGTCCTTCCCGGCGATCTTCTGCGCCTCGTCCCACACCAGCGAGGCCGTGCCCAGCACCGGACGCCAGTGGAACTTCACGAAACGGGCCTTGCCCTCGGCGTTGACGAAGCGGAAGGTGTGCACCCCGAAGCCCTCCATCATGCGGTAGCTGCGGGGAAGGGCGCGGTCGGACAGCACCCACATGACGTTGTGGGCAGTTTCGGGCATCAGGGAGATGAAATCCCAGAACGTGTCGTGCGCCGCCGACGCCTGCGGCATCTGGTGGTGCGGCTCGGGCTTGACGGCGTGGACGAGATCGGGGAACTTCACGGCGTCCTGAATGAAGAAGACGGGCATGTTGTTGCCCACGAGGTCCCAGTTCCCCTCCTCCGTATAGAACTTCACCGAGAAGCCGCGCACGTCGCGCACCGTATCGGCCGAGCCGCGAAAGCCCGCCACGGTGGAGAAGCGCACAAAGACGGGGGTTTTCACCGACGGGTCCTGAAAGACGCGGGCGCGGGTCAGCTCGGTCAGCGGCTCGTACACCTGAAAGTAACCGTAGGCGCCCGAGCCCCGGGCGTGCACGACCCGCTCGGGGATGCGCTCGTGGTCGAAGTGCATCATCTTCTCGCGCAGGTGGAAATCCTCGAGCAGCGTGGGGCCGCGCAGACCCGCCGTCAGCGAGTTGTCGGTGTCGCTGACCCGCAGGCCCTGGTTGGTGGTGAGGTACTGGCCGCGCGAGTCCTTGCGGCTTTCGCTCAGTTGCTCCTGCTTGCTCTGCTCGCTGACCCCACGGGGTTCGGGGGACGCGGGCGGCCGGTTCGGGTGGTCGGTCATGGAACTCTCCTTCCAAGAGAATCGGAGGCGGGGCGTCAACGGAGCAGGTCGCCCGAACCAGCCCAGAACGCGGCTCAGGCGACCCTCCAGACTCCGTTGAACGTGGCCGTCAGTGTAGCGCGGGCTCCCCCGGGGGCCTTTTTTCTGTTCCGAACCGTGAAGTCTTCCTGAACGCTGAAGCAGCCCGCCGCGCCCGCAAAACCCCGGCGGACCGGGTGCGTCCTTTGTCGTGCCGGTCCTGCGGATGGGTCACGGCTGCTCCGGCGGTACAGCCCCCCGCCCCATCAGCCCGGCCACCGCCTCCTCCTTGCCCTTGGCCTCCACCTCGATCCAGGGCACGTCGCGGTACGCGCTGGGTAGATCGGTGATCAGGTGGCTGTGGCGGCGGTCCTGCGGACTGTCGATGCCGTTGGAGAGGTGGACGACCTGCCACTCCGGGGGCCGCCACGTCGCGCGGGCTTTCAGCACCCACTCGCGCACGCTGGGGTCCTCCTGACCCTCCAGCTTCTCGCGAACGACGTGGTGGTGGGCGTCGAAGACGAGGGGCACCCCCGTCGCCCCGCAGACTGGCAGCAGGTCCTGCGGGCCGTAGGCGCGTTCGTCGTTTTCCAGCCCCAGTCGCAACCGGGCGCTGTCGGGCAGGTCGGGAATAATGGCGGCGAGTTCGGCCGCCCGCCCCCCCTTGCCGCCGTGCAGCAGCAGCAGGTTCCAGGTCGAGCGCGGAAAGCCGAAGCGGTCAAGCGTATCGGCGTGCGCGGCGAGGGTGCGGGCGCTGGAGGCGCGGACCTCGGGGCGATCGGAATTGAGCACGATGAACTGCTCGGGGTGCATCAGCACGCGAATCCCGGCGTCCTCGAAGGCATACCCCGCCTCCCGCATCTGCGGCGCGAGGTGCCCCAGCACCGCCCGCCCGGTGTCGTCGCCCTCCAGGTCGAACATCGGAAAGAGGCTGGAGCTCAGGCGGTAGAGCCGGATGCCCCGCTTCGCGCAGAAGTCGGCCGCCCGGCGCACCCGCACGATGTTGTCACTGTAGAGGTCGAGCAGCTTGGCTTCGCGTTCCCCCGGCGAGAGCTTCTGGTAGTTGGTCAGCGTAATGGTCCGGAAACGCACCTCCGGGCCGACCGTCATGCACACCAGACCGTAGGCGGGGGCGGTCACGAGGCCCCCCGTTTCGCAGCCGCCCGGCAGCGGTCCGAGCAGTAGCGCACGTTCTCCCAGTCGCGCTCCCACTTCTTGCGCCAGGTAAAGGGCAGGCCGCACGCCGCGCAGACCTTGCTCGGCCGCTCGGAGGGCTTGCGGCCCCCGCCGAAGGTTCTGGCCCGGTCAGGCATGGGCTGCCCCCAGCGCGGTCAGGGCACGGGCGGCGAGGGCGGTGGGGGTGTCGGCAGCCGCCACGCCGAGGGTCAGCACGTCTGGCTCGTCCCGGCCCGGCGGTTCCAGCGTGGCGAGTTGCGAGGGCAGCAGGTCCGGCCCCGCGTAGTGCCCGGTGCGGGCGGCCAGCCGCTCCCGCAACAGGAGCTCCGGCACCCGCAGGAACAGGAAGCGGACTCCCGGTCCCCGCAGCCGGTCCCGGTAGACCCGCCGCAACGCCGAGCAGGCCAGGACCGCGGCGGGCCGCGTTCCCAGTTCCGCCCGCAACCGCTCCAGCCACGGCCAGCGGTCCGCGTCCGTCAGGGCCTCGCCCCGCGCCATCCGGCGGCGGGCTTCCGGCGTGTGGAAGTCGTCGCCGTCGAGAAACGGCCACCCCGTGCGGGCGCTCAGATCGCGCCCCACCGTCGTCTTGCCACTGCCCGCTGCGCCCATCACGACCAACCGCATGGAGACAGTCTGAGGGTTGGCCCGCCCGGCAACCGTGGGCATGAAGGAAATGGGTTGACGCCGGAGCCATGACCCCTCAAGCTAGGTGACACAAGCCTTGCGAGATAAGACTTATCCCCGGAGGTCTCCCATGACGCCCCTGAAGTCCGGCACCGTCGATCTGGTCATTCTGGCGGCCCTGCACGAGCAGCCGCGCTACGGGCTGGAACTCGCCGACCATATCGGCACCCGCAGCGGCGGCCTCTTCGAACTCTCGGAGGGGAGCCTCTACCCCGCGCTGCTGCGGCTGAGCAAGGCCGGGCTGATCGAGGGCGAGTGGCAGCCCACGCCGGGGGGCGGCAGCCCGCGCAAGGTCTACCGCCTGACCGACGCGGGAGGGCAGGAACTCGCGCGGCGGCGGGCCGAGTGGGAACGGCTTCAGGTGGCCGTGAATGCCCTGCTGCTGCGCCGGGGGGTGCGGGCATGAGCCGGGTGTTCAGCCGCTACGTCCACCGCGCCACCCTGGGCCTGCCCCGGCAGGAGCGCCTGGAGGCCGCCGCCGAACTCCGCACCCACCTGATGGACCGCGCCGCCCGGCTGGAGGCCGAGGGGTTCAGCCGCGAGGAGGCCGAACACCTCGCCGTGAAGGGGATGGGCGACGTGGGCGTCACCAACCGGCAACTGCTGGGGCACGTCTTTACCAACCGGGTCGCCTGGGCAGTCCTGGCCGTGCTGGTGCTGGGAGGCGGAGGGTGGTGGGTATGGCAGAACGTGCCGCTGCCAGGGTGGGGGCAGGCGACGTGGCGGTGGGACAGCGAGTTGGGGACGGCGGACCTGGCAGCGCTGTTCGAGGACGCGAACGCGCCGCGCGGTCACTATCTCGCTGGGCAACTTTCACTGCCCACGCGGGCCGAGTGGCTCTATATCACCCTCGTCCCGCGGAAGAACGAGGGGATGGCAGTGCTTCACATCTCCTCCCTGCGGCCTCACCCGAAAGACGACAATGCGCCGACCACTCGCCCGGCCAACGAGCGCACTGTCTCCCGCCTGTTGCTGGGCGGCGCGGCCTGGGAAACGCTGCCGACGAACTGCACTCGTTCAGTACCGCAGGTTCGGCTGTATGTGAAGACCCTGCCGCTCAGCCCCTGGAGTCTGGGGAGCATCTGCACAGGCGTCACGCTGCCACCGACCAGCCAACTGTCGGGGTGGAGCGCGGGCTGGCAGCCCGAGACAGACGGGTCCCTCACCTTGAACCGGTGGACGGTGCTGGCTGCTTACGGTGTGGGCTACGGCCAGCGGAACGCCAAGAGCGGCGTCATCAACTCAGACCCCTGGAACAGCCAGCATGCCGTCCTCTTCGCGGTGATGCCTGCCGACCACGCCCTGCACACTGGACGAAAGATCCCGCCCGGCACATCCAGCGGTATCTATCTGGAAACCAACAACTGGAAGAAGGACGGCTCCGGCCTCCCCCGCCCTACCCTGAAGTGGCCCTAACCCCCCAGCGCCGCGTGCGCCTCGAGCAGCAGCGCTTCGGTCTCGTCCCAGCCCACGCAGGCGTCGGTGACGCTCACGCCGGGCTGGAGCCGGGACAGGTCGGCGGGAATGGCCTGCTTGCCGGGGCGCAGGTTGGATTCCAGCATCAGGCCCCTCAGCGCCGTCTGCCCGGCGAGGCGCTGCCCCAGCACGTCGCGCCAGACGCCAGCCTGCCGGGTGTGGTCCGAGCCGCTGTTGGCGTGCGAACAGTCCACCATGACGGCGGGCGTCAGGCCCGCCCCCTCCATCAGCGCGGCGGCCTCGGCGACGAAGGGGACGGCGTGGTTCGGCCCGGCCCGGCCCCCGCGCAGGATCACGTGCCCGTGCGGGTTACCCCGCGTGTGGACCACGCAGGCGCGGCCGTCGTCGTCGATGGTGAAAAAAGCGTGGGGATGCCGCGCGGCGAGAATGGCGTCCACGGCGAGCTTGAGGCCCCCGCCCGTGCCGTTCTTGAAGCCCATCGGAGCACTGACCGCGCTCGCCATCACCCGGTGGGTCTGCGACTCGGCGGTGCGGGCGCCCAGGCAGGCCCATGCGACGGCATCGAAGAGGTACTGCGGGGCGAAGGGATCGAGCAGCTCGGTGGCGACGGGTAGGCCGAGTTCGGACACGCGCAACATCAGCTCGCGGGTGCGGCGCAGCCCGGCGTTCATGTCGTTGGCCCCCGTCATGTCGGGGTCGATCAAAAAGCCACGCCAGCCTACCGTCGTGCGGGGCTTGTCCACGTAGACGCGCATCTGAACTTCCAGCCGGTCCCCCACCCGCGCCCGCAGCCCGGCGAGGCGCCCCGCGTAGGCCACCGCCTCCCCGAAATCGTGGACCGAGCACGGCCCCACCACCGCGAGCAGGCGTCCGTCGCGCCCCGCCAGGATGTCCTGCGCGGCCTGCCGCCCGGCGAGGACGGCCGCTTCGGCGGCGGGCGTGAGGGGCAACTCGGCCTTGAGGTCGCGCGGGGTGACCAGCCGCGTGAAGGCCGTGACGTTGAGGTTCTCGGTGCGGGCGGGGTGGGCCTGGGGCTCGGGCTGGGGCATGAGGGTCCTTTTATGGCTCAAACGAAAAGGCCCGGAGGTGCATTCCTCCGGGGGCTGGTGGCTGATAGGCAGCGCGGTGTCAGGCCCGGAGGAACCGGGGCCAATAGGACAGCGCGGCGCGGGGCGACATGGGGGCAGTCTAGGCTGGGGGAATGAGGGGGCCGCCGAGCGGTCTAGGGGATTGGGGGAAGTCGGCAAGGAGCGACCGACTCGGGATGTCCCCGCCGGGTTCGGCCTTCCCCGTCCGCTAAACTGGCCTCCG from the Deinococcus sp. NW-56 genome contains:
- a CDS encoding DUF2256 domain-containing protein is translated as MPDRARTFGGGRKPSERPSKVCAACGLPFTWRKKWERDWENVRYCSDRCRAAAKRGAS
- a CDS encoding fasciclin domain-containing protein, giving the protein MKKQTNLLTLSLMLATPALAGGAGAPAAQNPATCRSIAQIVSTDPQFSTLLTAVEAAGLTETLASGQFTVFAPTNAAFAKLPSDQLAMILNDEEMLRSVLLYHVVPGKVSAAQVRSLTSARTAQGATVNVRVMNNRVMINNAAVTRADVAACNGVIHVIDTVLVPPAAPAAATPAPAAPVVSTPAPAAPVTTAPAVTAPAAFDLRSIPAVPLTGSTTSTTTTTTTTTETTTTETATTESTDAAAETSTETEATVATNTLYDVIVADERFSTLLDLLSDAGLTETLTTGEYTIFAPTNEAFAALDDATLANLAANPDVLRQVLSYHVVQGRLTAEQLASSTSLTSVQGGVLSLSQSGTSRTVNASPIAETFATASNGTIFVINQVLLPPGLTIPAAEVVEEAPATAEATTATTTTTGTTSGTATATTTATVTPAAGSLAAFVTTDPRFSILAELIRAAGLTETLGGGEFTLFAPTNDAFNAVPAATLTALRADPARLRQILLYHVVPGRVTATALAESPNLTTAANVQVPLTRPSGTTGARIGGATIQGEGIATSNGTVYIINTVLIPAGQ
- a CDS encoding phosphodiester glycosidase family protein yields the protein MGRRPPGGGGRRGAGGGGGDADPAGGGEALAVWTLPRLGVAVRNDPQDVRLRYGERELRHAPGTGWRAVGFTLPGGTGLAAPQAIGPSLYVPLAALRLLGVPVTADTPSLLGFAAPATVPEETLPPSPDLPAPDAAPVPPALPPLANLDTVRVGRSVYRTVEVQRVVLEFSAAAPHSVVRESGGLSVVLPRVTGTPSQTALRSGDLLRVEPAGNGVRVHLRTGGGTSEIFTLNNPYRVVIDTTTHLDPRVPPPVNPEALPEGVTYRTRGGLHLLSFDPARFQPRVVTAPVGAARDVAALVGAAGAVAGVNGGYFDPASSLPVDLVAVGGFLTAGSLEKRAAVGFTPQGTPLFGYPRPRYVVGGDLGTLTVNGVGAKVRPTLLTAFVGDGATRVGAEGLTTLWSEGGRVSRVVSGPAVPPRGLLALTFDPARFPALPRTPGARLTVSVNWQATDAPWERAQDALAAGPLLVREGRVVLDPKREAFDTGASIWRATRQVAFGVLEGQPTVAYLEHGTPEAFAAALAGAGVRDAVRLDSGSSATAYLTGGYAGLGGYLNTVWSRPVPNAIVFVPKVTGAQK
- a CDS encoding permease prefix domain 1-containing protein; its protein translation is MSRVFSRYVHRATLGLPRQERLEAAAELRTHLMDRAARLEAEGFSREEAEHLAVKGMGDVGVTNRQLLGHVFTNRVAWAVLAVLVLGGGGWWVWQNVPLPGWGQATWRWDSELGTADLAALFEDANAPRGHYLAGQLSLPTRAEWLYITLVPRKNEGMAVLHISSLRPHPKDDNAPTTRPANERTVSRLLLGGAAWETLPTNCTRSVPQVRLYVKTLPLSPWSLGSICTGVTLPPTSQLSGWSAGWQPETDGSLTLNRWTVLAAYGVGYGQRNAKSGVINSDPWNSQHAVLFAVMPADHALHTGRKIPPGTSSGIYLETNNWKKDGSGLPRPTLKWP
- a CDS encoding 3-deoxy-7-phosphoheptulonate synthase; its protein translation is MPQPEPQAHPARTENLNVTAFTRLVTPRDLKAELPLTPAAEAAVLAGRQAAQDILAGRDGRLLAVVGPCSVHDFGEAVAYAGRLAGLRARVGDRLEVQMRVYVDKPRTTVGWRGFLIDPDMTGANDMNAGLRRTRELMLRVSELGLPVATELLDPFAPQYLFDAVAWACLGARTAESQTHRVMASAVSAPMGFKNGTGGGLKLAVDAILAARHPHAFFTIDDDGRACVVHTRGNPHGHVILRGGRAGPNHAVPFVAEAAALMEGAGLTPAVMVDCSHANSGSDHTRQAGVWRDVLGQRLAGQTALRGLMLESNLRPGKQAIPADLSRLQPGVSVTDACVGWDETEALLLEAHAALGG
- a CDS encoding PadR family transcriptional regulator, which produces MTPLKSGTVDLVILAALHEQPRYGLELADHIGTRSGGLFELSEGSLYPALLRLSKAGLIEGEWQPTPGGGSPRKVYRLTDAGGQELARRRAEWERLQVAVNALLLRRGVRA
- the uvsE gene encoding UV DNA damage repair endonuclease UvsE; the protein is MTVGPEVRFRTITLTNYQKLSPGEREAKLLDLYSDNIVRVRRAADFCAKRGIRLYRLSSSLFPMFDLEGDDTGRAVLGHLAPQMREAGYAFEDAGIRVLMHPEQFIVLNSDRPEVRASSARTLAAHADTLDRFGFPRSTWNLLLLHGGKGGRAAELAAIIPDLPDSARLRLGLENDERAYGPQDLLPVCGATGVPLVFDAHHHVVREKLEGQEDPSVREWVLKARATWRPPEWQVVHLSNGIDSPQDRRHSHLITDLPSAYRDVPWIEVEAKGKEEAVAGLMGRGAVPPEQP
- a CDS encoding gluconokinase — encoded protein: MRLVVMGAAGSGKTTVGRDLSARTGWPFLDGDDFHTPEARRRMARGEALTDADRWPWLERLRAELGTRPAAVLACSALRRVYRDRLRGPGVRFLFLRVPELLLRERLAARTGHYAGPDLLPSQLATLEPPGRDEPDVLTLGVAAADTPTALAARALTALGAAHA
- a CDS encoding PolC-type DNA polymerase III — protein: MNVVVFDLETTGLSPERDAIVEIGAMRVRDGRVVEDERFETLVRPVSSSGDSLRIPWRAQQVHGISDAMVRGAPELRDVLPEFLDFVGDSAVVAHNIGFDGGFLRAATGRCGLRWAPPAEHCTMQLSRRAFPGERSHRLDLLAERLGLEFAPGGRHRSLGDVRVTAEAYVRLLERLRVGV
- a CDS encoding catalase, whose protein sequence is MTDHPNRPPASPEPRGVSEQSKQEQLSESRKDSRGQYLTTNQGLRVSDTDNSLTAGLRGPTLLEDFHLREKMMHFDHERIPERVVHARGSGAYGYFQVYEPLTELTRARVFQDPSVKTPVFVRFSTVAGFRGSADTVRDVRGFSVKFYTEEGNWDLVGNNMPVFFIQDAVKFPDLVHAVKPEPHHQMPQASAAHDTFWDFISLMPETAHNVMWVLSDRALPRSYRMMEGFGVHTFRFVNAEGKARFVKFHWRPVLGTASLVWDEAQKIAGKDPDFNRRDLWEAIEKGDFPEYELGVQIVEEEDEHRFDFDLLDATKIIPENEVPVRIVGKMTLNRNPDNFFAETEQVAFHPGHVVPGIDFTNDPLLQGRLFSYLDTQLIRLGGPNFAQLPINRPVAPVHNNQREGYGQQTIHRGRVSYFPNSLGDGTPRPAPEAEGGYVHYAERVAAHKIRGRSPSFADHFTQPAMFWHSLTPPEQDHLVEAAQFELGKVEVFAIRERMVHEYLNRIDHSLAVRVAEGIGVEPPTEDASPAVTGRVPEVGVEARKRTDSIRTRKVAVLAADGVDDAGLSAVRQALTDAGATVEVISRFQKPLQGEGGEVKVDKSFMTTASVMYDAVFVPGGPASIDALKGQGDALHFLNESFKHGKAIGAAGEGVALLRAADLAGVDLSGPQGQPDLGVVTSDGAELVNLTQGFIAAVAQHRFWNRPKGQVPA